The DNA region TGGCCGGGGGCCGAGGCGATGAGCAGCGGAGGCGGAGATGAAGTGGGGAAGCCGGTGTGGGCGCGATATGCGTTGCACGCGGATTATCACGACACGATCAAGCCGGCGCTCGTAGCAGCGGGAAAGGTGCTGGAGGAATTGTGCGGAGCGACGGCGGAGGATTATCGGTACTATGTGGATACGGGGCCGGTGCAGGAACGCGGGTGGGCGGAGAGAGCAGGGCTTGGGTTCATCGGGAAGAACGCGATGCTGATTTCGCGGGAGTTCGGGAACTGGCTTTTTCTGGCGACGATTTTGACGCGGGTGGAGATCGCGCCGGATGAGCCGTTATCGGCGAAGCATCAGCCGCATGAAAGTGGTGAGCCGCGTGTGGGGCTGTTGTGTGGAAAGTGTTCGCGGTGCATGGACGAGTGTCCGACGGAGGCGATCGTGGCGCCGGGAGTGGTCGATGCGCGGCGGTGCGTGTCGTATCAGACGATAGAGAACAAGGGGACGATCCCGCGGGAGCTGCGCGCAGGGATCGGGCGACGGATTTATGGGTGCGATGTGTGCGCGGAGGTGTGCCCGTGGAATCGGTTCGCGCAGGAGAGCCGGAAGGTGCTGCTGGCGGCGCGGTACGAGCTGGCGGACTTGTCGTTGCGCGAAGTCTTGGAACTGACGCCGGTGCGGTTTGCGGAGGTTTTTCGGAAGACGGCGATCAAGCGGGTGAAGCTGGCGGGGCTTTTGCGGAATGCGTGTGTGGTGGCGGGCAACACGCGGGCGGAGGAGTGTGTGGAGATACTGGTGCGGCTGGCGGGGCATGAGTCGGCGCTGGTGCGCGGTCATGCGGTGTGGGCGGTGTATCGGATCGCCGGGCACGCGCGTGCGGGGGAGTTGCTGGCGGTCGCGAAGGCGGGCGAGCGAGATGAAGGCGTGCTGGCGGAGTATGGGGCGGAGGGCGGGTAGCGGTGATTGGGCGGGGGCGGAACTGATTCGAAACGGACTCGGAGTTTGAGAACCACTGATGAATTTCCCCAACGGGGAAATTTTGGAGATGTACTGCGGCCAATGGCCTCCGTTTAAAAATGGCGGGTGCGCTAATCGCGCACGGACCGATCCGTTCGGAGGTGCGGGATGTCGGAGTAGCCGGCTGCGTTTTTAACTTTTGCGGACGAGCATGGTTTCGACGAGCTGGCGGAGGAAGGCGGTGTCGCCGGGGAGTTGGGCGAGGGCTGCGAGGGCGGCGTCGGTGTGTTCGCGGGCGTGGCGGCGGGCGCCGTCGAGGCCGTGGAGTTTCACGAAAGTGGTCTTGTCGGCTTTGGCGTCTTTGCCGGCAGTCTTGCCGAGGGTGGCGCTGTCGGCGGTGGCATCGAGGATGTCGTCGATGATCTGGAAGGTGAGTCCGAGTTCGCGACCGAGAACGCGGAGCGTGTCTAGCGCGGGAGCGTCCAGGCCGGCGCAGAGGCCGCCCATGACGAGGGAGGCGCGGATCATGGCGGCGGTTTTGTTGAGGTGAATGAACTCGAGCTGATCGGGGGTGGCGTCGGATTTTTTCTCGGCGAGGAGGTCTTCCATCTGGCCGCCGATGAGTTGTTCGCTGCTGGCGGCGTTGGAGAGTTCGAGGGTGAGCGCGTGCGAGAGGGTTGGATTGGCGGCGTACTGTGTGGCGAGGAGGCGGAAGGCGTGGGTGAGGAGGGCGTCGCCGGCGAGGAGGGCGGTGGCTTCGTCGAAGGCTTTGTGGCAGGTGGGGCGGCCGCGGCGGAAGTCGTCGTTATCCATGCACGGGAGGTCGTCGTGGATGAGCGAGTACGTGTGGATGCATTCGAGGGCGACGGCGGCGGGAAGCGGGTCGACGCAGGGCTGGCCGGTTAGCTCGGCGGTGGCGAGGGCGAGGACGGGGCGGAGACGTTTGCCGCCGGCCTGGAGGCTGTAGCGCATGGCTTCGTGGATGCGCGCGGGGCGGGTGGTCGCCGAGGGGAGGAGGGCGTCGAGGGCGGTTTCGGCGCGGGTCGTGTAGGCGTGGAGGCGGTCAGGGAAGTCCATCGGGCGGAGGGCGGTACTTTTGCGAGCAGGAGCGGGGCGGCAAGGCTGGCCGCGCTTCCCGCGTGGAATGACCAATGACCAATGACCAATGACCCGCAGGCGTTTTGGGGTGGGCGTAAATAGTCGATTAAAGCGGGGGTGGGGGCGTGCGCGTCATGGACGGGACGGGGAAAAGGCTTTAGCAGTCGGGCAGTTAAAAAGCCCAACCCCTGACGATTTATGAAAGACAAAAAACTCGAGCGCGCGTTGTACGGTCCCAGTTTGTTTGAAGTGACGCTGGGCGCGGCGTTGAGCGTGGGGCTGGGGCTGGTCGCTGGCGTGGCGTATCTGGTCTATAAGCCGGTGGAGACAGTGAAGGCGCTGCCGAAGGAGGCGGACCGAGTGCCGGGGCAGATTTATTTCGTCGAGGGCTCGAAGGAGACGGGGAAGGCGAAGCAGTGGCGCACGAAGCGGAAGGCGCTGGCTGAATCGACGCCGGGCGAGATCGCGTTGATTGAGGATGAGTTGAATTTGTGGTTCGCGCCGGATGCCCCGGCAAAACCGGCTCCGAAGCCGGCGGTTGCGGGGAAGGCGGCGGAACCGGCCGCGCCGGTCGATGAACCGCTTCCGGATGAGCTGGTGACGTGGTCGCATCCGAGTTTCCGCATCGCGGATAACGCGGTGCAGGTTTCCTGCTCGGCGACGTTCAACCCGCTGCGGATGCTGGCGCTGGATGTGCCGCTGGTGGTGCAGGCTAACGGTGGTTTCGAGAAGGAAGGCGATGAGTACGTGTACGCGCCGAAGACGTTTTATGTGGGGTCGCTACCGGTGCATCGCATCCCGGGGGCGACAAGTTATCTGATCAAGCGGGCGAAGGAATCGCAGGCGATGCCGGAGCAGGGCATCGAGGCGTGGAAGAAGGTCGCGAACGTGACGGTCGATGGGCGCGTGTTGAAGATCGCGATACAGTGAGCGGGCGGCCCCCGCCGAGATCGGAGGCTTTTGGGGAAAACAAAACCCCGGCGTAGATCACGCCGGGGTTTTGTTTTTTGGAGAGGAAGCGGTGGAGGCGCGGGCGGAGTTATGGCTGGAGGTAGACGCCTTTGAGCGGGTGGTGATCGAGGAGGTTGCCGTACCAGCCTTTGACCTCGGGGAGTACGAGGGTGTTTCTCACGTAGAAATAGATGGGGATGATGGGCATGTCCTCGGACAGGATTTGCTCGGCGCGCTGGAAGTTTTCGAAGCGTTTCGCCTGGTCCGAGGTGTTGCGGGCTTCGAGAAGAACGCGGTCGTACTCGGGGTTTTTCCAGTTGGTGTGATTGTTGCCGCTGTCGCCGAGCATGATGTCGAGGAAAGTGCTGGGATCGAGGTAGTCGCCGCCCCAACCGGCGC from Nibricoccus aquaticus includes:
- the queG gene encoding tRNA epoxyqueuosine(34) reductase QueG, whose protein sequence is MSEAREELRRRLRALGFDEVRFARMDAPFGAGLRARMEAGQFADMDWMGRTADKRTNPDLVLPGVKTMIMLGVNYWPGAEAMSSGGGDEVGKPVWARYALHADYHDTIKPALVAAGKVLEELCGATAEDYRYYVDTGPVQERGWAERAGLGFIGKNAMLISREFGNWLFLATILTRVEIAPDEPLSAKHQPHESGEPRVGLLCGKCSRCMDECPTEAIVAPGVVDARRCVSYQTIENKGTIPRELRAGIGRRIYGCDVCAEVCPWNRFAQESRKVLLAARYELADLSLREVLELTPVRFAEVFRKTAIKRVKLAGLLRNACVVAGNTRAEECVEILVRLAGHESALVRGHAVWAVYRIAGHARAGELLAVAKAGERDEGVLAEYGAEGG
- a CDS encoding polyprenyl synthetase family protein; its protein translation is MDFPDRLHAYTTRAETALDALLPSATTRPARIHEAMRYSLQAGGKRLRPVLALATAELTGQPCVDPLPAAVALECIHTYSLIHDDLPCMDNDDFRRGRPTCHKAFDEATALLAGDALLTHAFRLLATQYAANPTLSHALTLELSNAASSEQLIGGQMEDLLAEKKSDATPDQLEFIHLNKTAAMIRASLVMGGLCAGLDAPALDTLRVLGRELGLTFQIIDDILDATADSATLGKTAGKDAKADKTTFVKLHGLDGARRHAREHTDAALAALAQLPGDTAFLRQLVETMLVRKS